A part of Streptomyces sp. DSM 40750 genomic DNA contains:
- a CDS encoding MFS transporter, with protein sequence MSGLKDSTSNPWKTATLAGMASYLDAAALVTSGIAIAGYYAAPLQLSPETIGSLLGLQTLAFAVGALFGGRLGDRFGRRAVFTLSLILYAVGVLLLLVAADPALLYAGVVVTGLAIGADLPVSLALVNEEAPAGKKGTMVVFSSMLWLAGIVAVLMLSSFMGAQGMLGGRILFAHLLAVAVIVLLLRLTLRESAEWAAARQAADAHTNAAETIQFSHIRDLFRGPTLYALLATGLYYATWNLGANTLGQFGTFLWTALAEGEVAQYSRLTLLGLPVGFVAGLVFMRVVDRPARHAWFAAGTALIVIAWALPALLGPGRFTLVAVMLVSGLGNSFAGESIYKIWSQELFPTLLRATATGVTMAFTRAIAGLAALGTPAFALGHTGLFFGLLLGATLVAAVIGLVWVPRLPHATRPEESAGPSSAPVIETTVKAAP encoded by the coding sequence ATGTCTGGCCTGAAAGACAGCACGAGCAACCCCTGGAAGACCGCGACGCTCGCCGGCATGGCCTCCTACCTGGACGCCGCCGCTCTGGTGACGTCGGGCATCGCCATCGCCGGCTACTATGCCGCACCCCTCCAACTCAGCCCCGAGACCATCGGCTCCCTGCTGGGACTGCAGACTCTGGCCTTCGCCGTCGGCGCACTGTTCGGCGGCCGGCTGGGCGACCGATTCGGCCGCAGGGCGGTCTTCACCCTCTCGCTGATCCTCTACGCGGTCGGTGTCCTGCTGCTCCTCGTGGCGGCGGACCCCGCTCTGCTGTACGCCGGTGTCGTGGTCACGGGCCTGGCCATCGGCGCGGACCTCCCGGTGTCGCTCGCACTGGTCAACGAGGAAGCACCGGCCGGCAAGAAGGGCACCATGGTGGTCTTCTCCAGCATGCTCTGGCTCGCCGGCATCGTGGCCGTGCTGATGCTGAGCTCCTTCATGGGAGCGCAGGGCATGCTCGGCGGCCGCATCCTCTTCGCCCACCTGCTGGCCGTGGCGGTCATCGTGCTGCTCCTGCGCCTCACCCTCCGCGAGTCGGCCGAGTGGGCCGCCGCTCGCCAGGCCGCCGACGCACACACGAACGCCGCCGAGACCATCCAGTTCAGCCATATCCGCGATCTCTTCCGGGGGCCGACCCTCTACGCCCTGCTCGCGACGGGGCTCTACTACGCCACCTGGAACCTCGGCGCGAACACCCTCGGTCAGTTCGGCACGTTCCTGTGGACCGCTCTGGCCGAGGGAGAGGTCGCGCAGTACTCGCGGCTGACCCTCCTCGGACTTCCGGTGGGCTTCGTGGCCGGCCTGGTGTTCATGCGCGTGGTCGACCGCCCGGCCAGGCACGCCTGGTTCGCCGCGGGCACCGCCCTGATCGTCATCGCCTGGGCACTGCCGGCCCTGCTCGGACCCGGCAGGTTCACCCTGGTCGCCGTCATGCTCGTCTCCGGCCTCGGCAACTCCTTCGCCGGTGAGTCCATCTACAAGATCTGGTCCCAGGAACTCTTCCCCACCCTGCTGCGGGCCACCGCGACCGGCGTGACCATGGCCTTCACCCGGGCCATCGCCGGGCTTGCCGCGCTCGGCACCCCGGCCTTCGCCCTGGGCCACACCGGGCTGTTCTTCGGCCTGCTCCTCGGCGCCACATTGGTAGCGGCGGTGATCGGCCTGGTCTGGGTGCCGCGCCTGCCCCACGCCACCCGGCCCGAGGAGTCCGCCGGCCCGAGCAGCGCTCCCGTAATCGAGACCACCGTAAAGGCTGCTCCTTGA
- a CDS encoding PDR/VanB family oxidoreductase has protein sequence MNDQLPPVDTTLVVATRVPAADGVVSLTLRRPDGGTLAAWTPGAHIDVLLDGEDGSDGGGLIRQYSLCGDPAERGAWQIAVLREPQGRGGSAYVHDHLREGTTVRVRGPRNNFPLRPAARHLFIAGGVGITPILPMVEAAEAAGADWSLLYGGRTRTSMAFLDRLVPHGDRVLIRPQDEYGLLDLAAHLGVPEEGTLVHACGPEPLLRAVQEQCAGWPPGTLGVERFAPVRTAATGPTGAFELELARSGLTLTVPPDRSVLETVEEAGVAVNFSCREGTCGTCETDVLDGRPDHRDSLLTEDERAAGDTMLICVSRSCGPRLVLDL, from the coding sequence ATGAACGATCAACTGCCCCCGGTCGACACGACCCTTGTCGTGGCGACCCGTGTCCCCGCCGCCGACGGCGTCGTCTCCCTCACCCTGCGCCGACCCGACGGCGGGACGCTCGCCGCCTGGACACCGGGCGCCCACATCGACGTACTCCTGGACGGCGAAGACGGCAGCGACGGCGGCGGTCTGATCCGCCAGTACTCCCTGTGCGGAGACCCGGCTGAACGCGGGGCCTGGCAGATCGCCGTGCTGCGTGAGCCGCAGGGCCGCGGCGGCTCCGCGTACGTCCACGACCACCTGCGCGAGGGCACCACCGTGCGGGTCCGCGGACCGCGGAACAACTTCCCGCTGCGCCCCGCCGCCCGCCATCTGTTCATCGCCGGCGGGGTCGGCATCACCCCCATCCTTCCCATGGTCGAGGCCGCCGAGGCCGCTGGGGCCGACTGGAGTCTGCTGTACGGCGGCCGCACCCGTACCTCCATGGCGTTCCTGGACCGCCTCGTCCCGCACGGGGACCGCGTGCTCATCCGTCCGCAGGACGAGTACGGCCTGCTGGACCTCGCCGCCCACCTCGGCGTGCCCGAGGAGGGCACCCTGGTGCACGCCTGTGGTCCCGAACCCTTGTTGCGGGCGGTCCAGGAGCAGTGCGCGGGCTGGCCGCCCGGCACGTTGGGCGTCGAACGGTTCGCCCCGGTACGGACGGCCGCGACCGGCCCGACCGGGGCCTTCGAGCTGGAGCTCGCCCGCTCCGGGCTCACCCTCACCGTGCCGCCGGACCGTTCGGTGCTCGAAACCGTGGAGGAGGCCGGCGTCGCGGTGAACTTCTCCTGCCGGGAAGGCACGTGCGGCACCTGCGAGACCGACGTACTCGACGGCAGGCCCGACCACCGCGACTCGCTGCTGACCGAGGACGAACGGGCCGCAGGAGACACCATGCTCATCTGCGTCTCCCGCTCGTGCGGGCCCCGCCTGGTCCTCGATCTGTGA
- a CDS encoding 3-hydroxybutyryl-CoA dehydrogenase, producing MDPVTRLGIVGCGLMGSGIAEVAARGGIDVRVAEATPDAVEAGRRRLTASLDRGVRRGKLGEEQRDQALARLSFTHDLSDMADRQFVIEAVAENRDIKADVLRTLDKAVEDPSAVLATNTSSIPVVDLAVVTERPAQVIGMHFFNPVPVQRLVEVIPTLITSADTVDRTRGFAEQLGKQAIQAPDRSGFVVNALLVPYLLSAVRMVESCSAQPEDIDRGMELGCAHPMGPLRLLDLIGLDTAQAVAESMYEEYKEPLYAPPALLRRMVAAGHLGRKSGRGFHTYDA from the coding sequence ATGGATCCCGTTACCCGCCTCGGCATTGTCGGTTGCGGCCTCATGGGCTCCGGCATCGCCGAAGTCGCCGCCCGCGGCGGCATCGACGTCCGCGTCGCCGAGGCCACACCGGACGCGGTCGAGGCAGGCCGCCGCCGGCTCACCGCCTCCCTCGACCGAGGCGTACGGCGTGGCAAGCTCGGCGAGGAGCAGCGCGACCAGGCCCTCGCCAGGCTTTCCTTCACCCACGACCTCAGCGACATGGCCGACCGCCAGTTCGTCATCGAGGCCGTCGCCGAGAACCGCGACATCAAGGCCGACGTCCTGCGCACCCTGGACAAGGCGGTCGAAGACCCTTCGGCGGTCCTGGCCACCAACACCTCCTCGATCCCCGTCGTCGATCTCGCCGTCGTCACCGAGCGGCCCGCGCAGGTCATCGGCATGCACTTCTTCAATCCGGTGCCCGTGCAGCGGCTGGTCGAGGTCATTCCCACCCTCATCACCAGCGCGGACACCGTGGACCGCACCCGCGGCTTCGCCGAGCAGTTGGGCAAACAGGCCATCCAGGCGCCCGACCGTTCCGGCTTCGTCGTCAACGCCCTCCTCGTTCCCTACCTGCTCAGCGCGGTCCGGATGGTGGAGTCGTGCTCCGCGCAGCCGGAGGACATCGACCGGGGCATGGAACTCGGATGCGCCCACCCCATGGGGCCGTTGCGCCTGCTCGACCTCATCGGCCTCGACACCGCCCAGGCCGTGGCCGAGTCGATGTACGAGGAGTACAAGGAGCCGCTGTACGCACCGCCCGCACTCCTGCGCCGCATGGTCGCCGCGGGTCACCTCGGCCGAAAGAGCGGACGCGGCTTCCACACCTACGACGCCTGA
- a CDS encoding histidine phosphatase family protein, producing MTELLLIRHGLPLAGVFDPGLSPEGTAQAERLAAWLGHEGLDALYVSPFRRARETVAPLERLTGMTATVLDDLREWDTDVTQPYTPPEQIGTDDPRAAALAEGRYEDFVPDLDWDAFRARAVRAMDTILDAHPGGRVAAVCHGGITNTYLATVLGLPTMFWFHPDYTSVSRVRRMPGGRIVPHSVNETAHMIADRAVDAVA from the coding sequence ATGACCGAACTCCTCCTCATCCGGCACGGCCTCCCCCTGGCGGGCGTGTTCGACCCGGGGCTGTCGCCGGAGGGCACCGCTCAGGCCGAGCGCCTCGCCGCCTGGCTCGGGCACGAGGGCCTCGACGCGCTGTACGTGAGCCCGTTCCGGCGGGCCCGCGAGACCGTGGCACCTCTGGAACGGCTCACCGGCATGACCGCCACCGTCCTCGACGACCTGCGCGAGTGGGACACCGACGTGACTCAGCCCTATACGCCACCGGAGCAGATCGGCACCGACGATCCCCGGGCGGCGGCGCTCGCCGAGGGCCGCTACGAGGACTTCGTGCCCGATCTGGACTGGGACGCCTTTCGCGCGCGAGCCGTGCGGGCCATGGACACCATCCTCGACGCCCATCCCGGCGGGCGGGTCGCGGCCGTGTGCCACGGCGGCATCACCAACACCTATCTGGCGACGGTGCTCGGCCTGCCCACGATGTTCTGGTTCCACCCCGACTACACGTCCGTCAGCCGGGTTCGGCGCATGCCCGGCGGCCGGATCGTTCCGCACTCCGTGAACGAGACGGCCCACATGATCGCCGATCGCGCCGTCGACGCGGTCGCCTGA
- a CDS encoding alpha/beta hydrolase: MTTPPPPPPFDPELAAALVELGDQAPTTATPDDIPAARERFNGGIPLMTDDELSCGGLLEIQERAVPGPPGAPDVSLLICRPAHGAEPRPIVYFTHPGGMVLGTNRLGLPLDWAQELDLVVVSVEYRLAPEHPHPAPVEDCYAGLLWTAEHAKEIGGDPDRIILAGGSAGGGLAAALALLARDRQGPRPIGQLLTCPMLDDRNDTLSAHQMTGLGVWDRTANETGWNALLGEARGTDDVSPYAAPARADDLSDLPPAFIDVGSAETFRDEDVTYASRIWQAGGSAELHVWPGGFHGFDGFVPQAALSVDARAARLRWLRRLLGE; encoded by the coding sequence ATGACCACGCCCCCTCCCCCTCCCCCCTTCGACCCGGAGTTGGCCGCCGCCCTGGTGGAACTCGGTGACCAGGCGCCGACCACGGCGACCCCGGACGACATCCCCGCGGCGAGAGAGCGGTTCAACGGCGGGATTCCCCTCATGACGGACGACGAACTGAGCTGTGGCGGGCTCTTGGAGATACAGGAGCGGGCGGTGCCCGGCCCGCCGGGCGCACCGGACGTCTCCCTGCTGATCTGTCGCCCCGCCCACGGGGCTGAACCACGGCCGATCGTGTACTTCACGCACCCCGGGGGCATGGTCCTCGGCACCAACCGGCTGGGCCTTCCCCTCGACTGGGCTCAGGAACTGGACCTGGTCGTGGTGTCGGTGGAATACCGGCTCGCCCCCGAGCATCCGCACCCGGCGCCGGTCGAGGACTGCTACGCCGGTCTGCTGTGGACGGCGGAACACGCCAAGGAGATCGGCGGCGATCCGGACCGCATCATCCTGGCCGGGGGCAGCGCGGGCGGCGGACTCGCCGCGGCCCTCGCACTCCTCGCCCGCGACCGCCAGGGCCCCCGCCCCATCGGCCAGCTCCTGACGTGCCCGATGCTCGACGACCGCAACGACACACTGTCCGCCCACCAGATGACCGGGCTCGGCGTATGGGACCGCACCGCCAACGAGACCGGCTGGAACGCGCTGTTGGGCGAGGCACGTGGCACCGACGACGTCTCACCGTACGCCGCGCCGGCTCGCGCGGACGACCTCTCCGACCTGCCTCCCGCCTTCATCGACGTCGGCTCCGCGGAGACCTTCCGCGACGAGGACGTCACCTACGCCTCCAGGATCTGGCAGGCAGGAGGCAGCGCCGAACTGCATGTCTGGCCGGGCGGCTTCCACGGGTTCGACGGCTTCGTGCCGCAGGCGGCACTCTCGGTCGACGCCCGTGCGGCCCGTCTGCGGTGGCTGCGACGACTGCTGGGGGAGTGA
- the icmF gene encoding fused isobutyryl-CoA mutase/GTPase IcmF: MSDLHRPAHPVRLVTASALFDGHDASINIMRRIFQSQGAEVIHLGHNRSVREVVDAALEEDAHGVAVSSYQGGHVEYFEYLVESLRARGADHIRVVGGGGGVIVPEEITRLRNSGVTIFSPEDGQRMGLAGMVNSVVEDCDFDLWDGKPTDAAAVLAGDRFAIARAITGAELGKLPPDLLEQLRAAAAARVMPVLGITGTGGSGKSSLTDELVRRFRVDQQDKLRIAVLAVDPTRRRGGGALLGDRIRMNSLDGNRVFFRSLATRGSHELPEHLSDVIDVVKAAGFDLVIVETPGIGQGDAAIVPYVDTSLYVMTPEFGAASQLEKIDMLDFADVVAINKFERRGAHDALRDVGRQLIRNREAFGMRPEDMPVYGTSAATFNDDGVTALYQHLKAGLAEKGLPLSEGALTPAGVRHSSGIRQVVPADRVRYLAEITDTVRAYHAETGHLAEAARRVQRLETVSAELVAADSDAANVRSLLRGAREQLPHHITEQIANWPAVIASYSGDEQVVKVRDKEIRTRLTRESLSGSKVPRVALPRFTDHGELVRFWRGENLPGHFPFTAGVFPFKRDGEDPARMFAGEGDPYRTNRRFKLLSEGQPATRLSTAFDSVTLYGRDPDERPDIYGKVGTSGVSVATLADMKALYDGFDLISPTTSVSMTINGPAPTILAFFLNTTIDQQMEGFRTAEGRDPSPEEAAELRAHALATVRGTVQADILKEDQGQNTCLFSTEFSLRMMADIQEWFIAHKVRNFYSVSISGYHIAEAGANPINQLAFTLANGFTYVEAYLARGMRIDDFAPNLSFFFSNGMDPEYSVLGRVARRIWAVAMKEKYGAGERSQKLKYHVQTSGRSLHAQEMDFNDIRTTLQALTAIYDNANSLHTNAYDEAVTTPSEESVRRALAIQLVINREWGLAMNENPLQGSFVIDELTDLVEEAVLQEFERISERGGVLGAMETGYQRGRIQDESMLYEQRKHDGTLPIIGVNTFLRPGGDSRPPELELARATETEKQSQLERVRAFRTRHRDQAHHALAALKDAATSGGNVFAVLMDATRVCSLQEITEAFFEVGGQYRRNV, from the coding sequence ATGAGCGATCTGCACCGACCCGCGCATCCTGTCCGCCTGGTCACGGCTTCGGCTCTGTTCGACGGGCATGACGCGTCGATCAACATCATGCGGCGGATCTTCCAGTCCCAGGGCGCCGAGGTGATCCACCTCGGACACAACCGGTCGGTGCGGGAGGTCGTGGACGCGGCGTTGGAGGAGGACGCCCACGGTGTCGCCGTCTCGTCGTACCAGGGCGGGCACGTGGAGTACTTCGAGTACCTGGTCGAGTCACTGCGTGCGCGGGGAGCCGACCACATCCGCGTGGTGGGCGGCGGAGGCGGCGTCATCGTGCCCGAGGAGATCACCCGGCTACGGAACAGCGGGGTGACCATCTTCTCCCCCGAGGACGGCCAGCGGATGGGCCTCGCCGGGATGGTCAACTCGGTCGTGGAGGACTGCGACTTCGACCTCTGGGACGGCAAGCCGACCGACGCCGCCGCCGTACTCGCCGGCGACCGCTTCGCGATCGCCCGCGCCATCACCGGCGCGGAACTGGGCAAGCTGCCCCCGGATCTCCTGGAGCAACTGCGTGCCGCCGCCGCGGCACGGGTCATGCCGGTGCTCGGCATCACCGGCACCGGCGGCTCCGGAAAGTCCTCTCTCACCGATGAACTGGTGCGCCGCTTCCGCGTCGACCAGCAGGACAAGCTGCGCATCGCGGTGCTCGCGGTCGACCCGACCCGCCGCCGCGGCGGCGGGGCACTGCTCGGTGACCGGATCCGCATGAACTCCCTCGACGGGAACCGGGTCTTCTTCCGGAGCCTGGCCACCCGTGGCAGCCACGAGCTGCCCGAGCACCTGTCCGACGTCATCGACGTGGTCAAGGCCGCCGGATTCGACCTGGTGATCGTGGAGACACCGGGCATCGGCCAGGGAGACGCCGCGATCGTGCCGTACGTCGACACCTCGCTGTATGTGATGACACCGGAGTTCGGTGCCGCCTCGCAGTTGGAGAAGATCGACATGCTCGACTTCGCCGACGTCGTGGCGATCAACAAGTTCGAGCGGCGCGGCGCGCACGACGCGCTGCGCGACGTGGGCCGCCAACTGATCCGTAACCGCGAGGCGTTCGGCATGCGGCCCGAGGACATGCCGGTGTACGGCACGTCGGCGGCGACCTTCAACGACGACGGTGTCACCGCGCTCTACCAGCACCTCAAGGCCGGGCTGGCCGAGAAGGGGCTGCCACTGTCCGAGGGCGCGCTGACACCGGCCGGCGTGCGCCACTCCTCCGGCATCCGGCAGGTGGTGCCCGCGGACCGGGTGCGCTACCTCGCCGAGATCACCGACACCGTCCGCGCGTACCACGCCGAGACCGGCCACCTGGCCGAAGCGGCAAGGCGGGTGCAGCGCCTGGAGACGGTCAGCGCCGAACTCGTCGCGGCCGACTCCGACGCGGCCAACGTGCGGTCGCTCCTTCGGGGCGCCCGCGAGCAGCTCCCGCACCACATCACGGAGCAGATCGCGAACTGGCCCGCCGTCATCGCCTCCTACTCCGGAGACGAGCAGGTGGTGAAGGTCCGGGACAAGGAGATCCGCACCAGGCTGACCCGCGAGTCCCTGTCCGGCAGCAAGGTCCCGCGCGTCGCCCTGCCCCGCTTCACCGACCACGGGGAGCTGGTGCGGTTCTGGCGCGGGGAGAACCTGCCCGGCCACTTCCCCTTCACGGCCGGGGTGTTCCCCTTCAAGCGCGACGGCGAGGACCCGGCGCGGATGTTCGCCGGTGAGGGCGATCCGTACCGTACGAACCGCCGCTTCAAGCTGCTCTCCGAGGGCCAACCGGCCACCCGCCTGTCCACCGCCTTCGACTCGGTCACCCTCTACGGCCGTGACCCGGACGAACGCCCCGACATCTACGGCAAGGTCGGCACGTCCGGAGTATCGGTGGCCACGCTGGCGGACATGAAGGCGCTCTACGACGGCTTCGACCTGATCTCGCCCACGACCTCGGTCTCCATGACCATCAACGGACCCGCGCCGACCATCCTGGCGTTCTTCCTCAACACCACCATCGACCAGCAGATGGAAGGGTTCCGAACCGCCGAGGGCCGGGACCCCTCGCCCGAGGAGGCGGCCGAGCTGCGGGCCCACGCGCTCGCCACCGTGCGCGGCACCGTGCAGGCCGACATCCTCAAGGAGGACCAGGGCCAGAACACCTGTCTGTTCTCCACCGAGTTCTCCCTGCGGATGATGGCCGACATCCAGGAGTGGTTCATCGCCCACAAGGTCCGCAACTTCTACTCCGTGTCCATTTCCGGCTACCACATCGCCGAAGCCGGTGCGAACCCCATCAACCAGCTCGCCTTCACCCTCGCCAACGGCTTCACCTACGTCGAGGCCTACCTCGCCCGGGGCATGCGCATCGACGACTTCGCCCCGAACCTGTCGTTCTTCTTCTCCAACGGCATGGACCCCGAGTACTCCGTCCTCGGCCGAGTCGCCCGCCGTATCTGGGCCGTCGCGATGAAGGAGAAGTACGGCGCGGGCGAACGCAGCCAGAAGCTGAAGTACCACGTCCAGACCTCCGGACGCTCCCTGCACGCCCAGGAGATGGACTTCAACGACATCCGCACCACCCTGCAGGCCCTCACGGCCATCTACGACAACGCCAACTCGCTGCACACCAACGCCTACGACGAGGCCGTCACCACCCCGTCCGAGGAGTCGGTACGGCGGGCGCTGGCGATCCAGCTCGTCATCAACCGCGAGTGGGGCCTGGCGATGAACGAGAACCCCCTGCAGGGATCGTTCGTCATCGACGAACTCACCGATCTGGTGGAGGAGGCCGTCCTCCAGGAGTTCGAGCGCATCAGCGAGCGCGGTGGTGTGCTGGGCGCGATGGAGACCGGCTACCAGCGGGGCCGTATCCAGGACGAGTCGATGCTGTACGAGCAGCGTAAGCACGACGGCACACTGCCCATCATCGGCGTCAACACCTTCCTCCGCCCCGGAGGCGACAGCCGGCCCCCGGAGCTGGAACTCGCCCGGGCCACCGAGACGGAGAAGCAGTCCCAGCTGGAGCGCGTGCGGGCCTTCCGGACTCGCCACCGCGACCAGGCCCACCATGCCCTGGCCGCTCTCAAGGACGCGGCGACGAGCGGCGGCAACGTCTTCGCCGTCCTCATGGACGCCACCCGGGTCTGCTCACTTCAGGAGATCACCGAAGCCTTCTTCGAGGTGGGCGGCCAATACCGCCGAAACGTCTGA
- a CDS encoding LacI family DNA-binding transcriptional regulator, whose amino-acid sequence MAGTSRGRRVTSGDVAREAGVSRATVSYVLNDTPHQKIAEATRRRVWDAAVRLGYAPSAAARALRTGRSDIVLGVLPDWPIQHVLGRLIQQLTNAFAEHELTFLVHSSAQPARPLREIWRALTPAAVLALSEFPEAEAEAMRAAGIEVVMAMHGSARDARSPLVSEEPIGAMQARHLAGSHRRLGYAYPDLPRLDVLAQPRLDGVRKVCAEHGLPEPDVRTVPLDLDGAMEAVKAWLAADPPVTGVCAFNDDIAMAVLLAVQSLGLRAPHDLAVIGVDDIPSSALLRPSLTTVVRDTDTLARGLARRVVDALDRVDAPDRTELPVGPVEDALRVEARDSA is encoded by the coding sequence ATGGCCGGGACGTCCAGAGGCAGACGGGTGACCAGCGGGGATGTCGCACGGGAGGCCGGTGTCTCGCGCGCGACGGTGAGCTACGTCCTCAACGACACCCCGCACCAGAAGATCGCCGAGGCTACCCGCCGCCGGGTGTGGGACGCCGCTGTCCGGCTCGGCTACGCGCCCTCGGCCGCGGCGCGCGCACTACGGACGGGGCGTTCGGACATCGTGCTCGGTGTGCTGCCGGACTGGCCGATCCAGCATGTACTCGGACGGCTCATCCAACAGCTGACCAACGCCTTCGCCGAACACGAGCTCACCTTCCTCGTGCACTCCTCGGCGCAGCCCGCCCGGCCCCTGCGGGAGATCTGGCGGGCCCTGACACCCGCCGCGGTACTCGCCCTGAGCGAGTTCCCCGAGGCCGAAGCCGAGGCCATGCGGGCGGCGGGCATCGAGGTCGTCATGGCGATGCACGGCTCGGCGCGGGACGCCCGATCACCCTTGGTGTCCGAGGAACCGATCGGCGCGATGCAGGCCCGCCATCTCGCCGGCTCGCACCGCAGGCTCGGCTACGCCTACCCGGACCTGCCGCGACTCGACGTCCTGGCCCAGCCGCGACTGGACGGGGTCCGCAAGGTCTGCGCCGAACACGGCCTTCCGGAGCCCGATGTCCGGACCGTCCCGCTGGACCTGGACGGTGCCATGGAAGCGGTGAAGGCATGGCTCGCGGCCGACCCGCCGGTGACGGGCGTCTGCGCGTTCAACGACGACATCGCCATGGCGGTCCTGCTGGCCGTGCAGTCCCTCGGGCTGCGGGCTCCGCACGACCTCGCCGTGATCGGTGTCGACGACATCCCGAGCTCGGCTCTGCTGCGACCGTCGCTGACCACGGTCGTCCGCGACACCGACACCCTCGCGCGGGGTCTTGCCCGCCGCGTCGTCGACGCCCTCGATCGGGTCGACGCCCCCGATCGGACGGAGCTTCCCGTCGGCCCCGTCGAGGATGCGCTTCGGGTGGAAGCGCGGGACTCCGCCTGA
- a CDS encoding acetyl-CoA C-acyltransferase, whose protein sequence is MPGSVIVAGARTPIGRLMGALSTVSAVDLGAHAIGAALTAVRLDPAAVEAVVMGHVVQAGAGPNPARQAAIRAGIPFSVPASTVNKLCLSGLHAIALADLMIASGRHEVVVAGGMESMSGAPHLLRGARTGWKYGSAAAEDALDRDALVCAFDGVSMGAATERHQRPFALTREEQDEYSALSHQRAAEAQESGAFTGEIAPVTVAGRRGETVVDTDEGVRPGSTAESLGRLKPAFSTAGTITAGNSSQLSDGAAAVVVMSAERARREGLSPLAEIGAYGTVAGPDPSLLVQPAGAVRDALSRDGRLKTADLDLFEINEAFAGVALASVRELGIPLDKVNVNGGAIALGHPVGMTGARLVLTLAAELRRRGGGSGAAALCGGGGQGDALLLHVPTQD, encoded by the coding sequence ATGCCCGGATCCGTCATCGTCGCCGGAGCGAGAACTCCCATCGGCAGGCTGATGGGTGCCCTGAGCACCGTGTCCGCGGTCGACCTCGGCGCCCACGCCATCGGCGCGGCACTGACCGCCGTCCGCCTGGACCCGGCGGCCGTGGAAGCCGTCGTCATGGGCCACGTCGTCCAGGCCGGGGCCGGTCCCAACCCGGCACGGCAGGCCGCGATCCGCGCCGGCATTCCCTTCTCCGTCCCCGCGAGCACCGTCAACAAGCTCTGCCTGTCCGGTCTGCACGCCATCGCCCTGGCCGACCTCATGATCGCCTCCGGCCGTCACGAGGTGGTCGTCGCCGGTGGCATGGAGTCCATGTCGGGCGCCCCGCACCTGCTGCGCGGGGCTCGCACCGGCTGGAAGTACGGTTCGGCGGCGGCGGAGGACGCCCTCGACCGCGACGCCCTCGTCTGCGCCTTCGACGGCGTCTCCATGGGCGCGGCCACCGAGCGCCACCAGCGGCCGTTCGCCCTGACCCGTGAGGAGCAGGACGAGTACAGCGCACTGTCCCATCAACGGGCCGCCGAGGCGCAGGAGTCGGGCGCGTTCACCGGGGAGATCGCCCCCGTCACCGTGGCGGGACGCCGGGGCGAGACGGTGGTGGACACCGACGAGGGCGTACGGCCGGGCAGCACCGCCGAGAGCCTGGGGCGCCTGAAGCCGGCCTTCTCCACCGCCGGCACCATCACCGCGGGCAACTCCTCACAGCTCTCGGACGGCGCCGCGGCCGTCGTCGTGATGAGCGCGGAGCGCGCCCGGCGCGAGGGCCTGTCCCCGCTCGCCGAGATCGGCGCCTACGGCACGGTCGCGGGCCCCGACCCCTCGCTGCTCGTCCAGCCGGCCGGCGCGGTCCGCGACGCCCTGTCCCGGGACGGCCGGCTCAAGACCGCCGACCTGGACCTGTTCGAGATCAACGAGGCGTTCGCCGGAGTGGCTCTGGCTTCCGTACGGGAGCTGGGCATCCCGCTGGACAAGGTGAACGTCAACGGCGGAGCGATCGCGCTCGGGCACCCGGTCGGCATGACCGGAGCCCGGCTGGTGCTGACTCTCGCGGCGGAACTGCGGCGGCGCGGAGGCGGCAGCGGAGCGGCGGCCCTGTGCGGGGGCGGCGGCCAGGGCGACGCGCTGTTGCTGCATGTGCCGACGCAGGACTGA